Proteins co-encoded in one Sulfurovum xiamenensis genomic window:
- a CDS encoding MOSC domain-containing protein gives MKNVGKVTTLFISVQGSSTRIEKELFNLDPKGIIEDKYYDTNINRSVLLTSEASYALASKHNITFPFGSLGENILMDYNPYHLIPGDKLRIGEAILEISQNCTMCDHLSKIDENLPTLLKDDRGIFAKVIEGGMIKKGDEITLLS, from the coding sequence ATGAAAAATGTAGGAAAAGTAACAACTCTTTTTATATCTGTACAAGGCTCTTCTACTCGCATTGAAAAAGAGTTATTTAACCTGGATCCAAAAGGTATCATAGAAGATAAGTATTATGATACAAATATCAACAGATCCGTACTGCTTACATCAGAAGCGAGTTATGCCTTAGCCAGCAAACATAACATCACTTTTCCTTTTGGTTCATTGGGAGAAAACATCTTGATGGACTACAATCCTTACCATCTTATACCAGGAGATAAACTCCGTATCGGTGAAGCGATTTTGGAGATCAGCCAAAACTGTACGATGTGCGATCATCTTTCAAAAATTGATGAGAATCTACCTACACTGCTTAAAGATGACAGGGGTATTTTTGCTAAAGTGATTGAGGGGGGTATGATTAAAAAAGGTGATGAAATAACTCTTTTAAGTTAA